TTTAACTTTTCCTCCTTTCCTTTCTATGTTATTTTCCTGGTGTTTCTTTAAAGCTCTCCACTTACCCGACAGAGCCACGGCTGATACTTAGCTTTATCTATCCCGTGAATTTCTTGTCGCTGAGCTCCTTACTCATATTAACGGTACTTATCAGCTTCTCCATCAGTTGGAATCTTATTTTTATTACCAACTATTTCCCTAAAAGTAATTGACTTGCATCACTCAATAAGTATGCTAAACATTCAATGTTACAGCTTTATGATGATTATGTGAAAAGGGTGCGGATCTTTTAGAACGACATCCAGGGTGGCCCTCTGAGGTAGATCCAGATGGCCTTGAAGAAGCAAGCGCATCAGCTCCGTTTCGCCTCGTTCCCAAGCTGAAGCTTGGGAACAAGAAGCAAAAGATCTGCACCCGAGCCAGAAGGTACTTCTCATGGACCGGTGAAAGGCGGCCGTTGAGAGTTCTCTCGTATCGAATCTTTATGATGCGAATATGCTCGAACTTTGTTGTCATCATGAAGGTGGTTGGCCGTTGGGTGGGTTTGTTGTCCCGGTCGGGGATCGTCGTCTGATGTTTTTCCAGATGAGCGCGCATGTTGAATTCTACGAGGCGCCAGAGCAGGAGGACGATCACCAGGATGAGTCCGAGGGCTTCGATGCGTTCCGGTTTTTTAAAGAAGACGGAGTTGACGACTACGGGATCTTTGAGGAAACTGAAGTTGTGTTCGATACCGTTCTGATCCTTGTAAGGCTGTAGGATCCTTTTACCGTCGTGAGGGATGTCGCTATCGGGCGGCCCCTCGACCGGGACATCGGTGATCAGGACAAAACATCCCGCCTGTTCGCGTAGGGTGTCGACGGCCTCAGGCTTTTACGTATAGGAAGGTGGTAAACGTCATAGAATTCGATTTCCATGGGATCGATCATCCTGTCTCCTTTGCGATTGAACCGTCGCCTTCAGACTTCCCATCGCATTCATAGAGGATCGTGCTGGTAATGTTCAGAGGCTGTGCACGGCAAATCAGCCCAAACAGATGCTTGGTAACTAAGAAATGTAAGGTTCATGACCGCAGGATGGCACAAGACGGCCGTGGCCGTTGAGACGATGCTCACACGTCGCCCCTTTTGACGGCGACTCAGAAAGGATGACATCGATGTTGCTTTCGCCCCGATACAAGTTTCTCTTCGTGCATATCCCCAAAACGGGGGGAACCAGCGTTCGGGTGGCTTTGAGGGGCGTCAAATGGAAGGATCCCTGGCGGATTCCTCTGTACCTTTGCAGCCGCATGAGCGCCCTCTTCGGGCATCGCCTCGCGTGCAAACTTCCCCGGCATGCCAAGGTAATCGCAGCCAAGGAGATGCTGCCGCGCGACTTTTTCGAAAACCTTTTCAAGTTCGCCTTCGTCCGCAACCCCTGGGATTTGCAGGTCAGCTCCTTCCACCACATCCGCCGCGAACGCCCTCACCTGATGCGAGGGCTGGAGACTTTTGACGCTTTTCTCAAATACAAGCTGGATCCGAAACGGCCCTACGTCTTTCACTTCGACGTGTCCATCGAGCGCCAGTCGGACTACCTGGTGGATCTGGACGGAAGCCTGCTTGTGGACTTTGTGGGACGCTACGAAAGGCTGGAAGAAGATTTCGCCGAAGCCTGCCGGCGGATCGGCATCCGCCCTCCGGCGCTGCCCCACAAGAGGAAGGCCACAGACCGAAGGGACTACAGGACCTATTACACGGACGAGACGGCCGAACTGGTGGCCCGTCATTTCCGTCGGGACATCGAGCTCTTCGGCTACCGATTCGACGACGTTTGACGGATCCAGGCATCAAGGTGTCGCCCAAAGAGATGAAATTCGTCCAGCCGTTTCCGCAAGATGGCGAAGGCGATCTCCGGGACGACCTTTTCGTATGGGTGAACCAGCAGATTGCAAAAAGAGGCCATATCCTCAAAACGGGCCAGATCGGACACCGGCCGGAGAGGCTCCTGCAGGCGGCTTCCTTCAGGCGTGCGACAGTGGCGAAACAGCGGCCCGTGTTGAGCCGCCCGTCCTCCCGGTCTTGGGGAGCAGACCGGAAGGCGGGGCGGCAAGGATCGCAGAGACACCCCTACTTGGTCATGGCCTCCATCGCCTGCCAGACAGCATCGGCCAGACCGATGGAATGGGTGGCTTCGAAAAGGCGCACGGCTTCCTCGTAGGCGTGAGCTGAGATTCGTTCCTTGCAGTACGCGGGGACGGCATGCAGCTTGGCCGCAAAGGCCATGTTCGCGTTCTTGATGTTTCCACCCGTGTTTCCCGTCTCCACGGCCCACGCCCACATTTCGTTCCACAGTTCGTCGGGGACGCCCCGGTAGGGACGCTTCACGTAGCCCTTGTCTTCGGTGGTGATGGCGTTTCCATTGGAATTCATGGCAAGTCCGAAGGAGATGTTCTGCCAGAAGGTTCCCACGTTTCCCTTGCGGATGCCGTAGTGGATAAACGAGGTGATCTTTTCCAGCGACGTCCCGGTGATGCCGTGCTGGGCGATGTCCACGCCCCACGGCTGGATGACGTTCCAGATGTCACGGGTGAGATCCAGCTGGATGCCTTCGTGGGACGTTCCGAAGTAGGTCCCGTGGATGGACCCGTTGTTGATGGCCAGAAGGTCGGGATGGATGCCTTTCTTCACCAGTTCTCCGATGAACCACTCGGCCTCCTCGGGCTGCGTGAAGCCTTCGGCGCTCCCGCTTTTCGCGCCGATTTCACCGAGTTCCACTTCCAGGCTCAACCCCGCCTCGATCACCGGCCGTGCCAGTTCCAGCGTGGCCGCCAGGTTCTTTTCATTTTCCATATGAGACGCATCGATGGCGAAGGACGTGAAGCCGGCTTCCATTTCCTCGGCGATGAGCGCCCGAACGCTCGGCACATCCTCCATCTTTTTCACCGTGAGGTGATCCGCATGGATGGCGAAGGGTACCTCCGTGTTTCCCAGCCGCTCATTTTCTCGAACGATGAATTCCACAAAGGACGCCGGGGTGAAGTCCGTGTAGCCCAGCTCGGATTTGGCGATTTCGTACATGACCGGCGCCCCGGTCCCTATGGATGCCCGAACGATCCCTTCCACCGGAAGGCGGCACCGGATATTGGTGGCCATGATCATGGCATTGTGCTTTTTCGCTGCTGCCAGCAGCGCCTTGCCGTTCACCAGCGGCGCCACACTTCTGGGAAACCGCTTCTTCACATGTTCGGGACGAAGATCTGCTTGGGCAATGTTCATGGGGCTTGCCTCCTCGGAAGAGTTTCGGGGATCCGTCACGGTCTCCGCCACGGAGACAAGAGACCGGCTTCAAAAACGGTGGACAATGAGGAAACTTTTCTGATCTATAGAAAATTCCACGGCAAAGTTCAAGGGCGGCCGCAAATCGAACCGAAGGCGGCAGGGAGAAAACACGGTGCCCCCTTTGACGAAAGAAGCGCTCAGACAGGAAATCCTTTCCCGGAAACAAGCAGGGGACCTTCCCGACGCGGGACGGACCGCCGAGCGCCTCCGGAAACTCACCCCTTACCGAAAAGCTCTCTGCGTCCTGTGTTCTCCGGCCCGGGAACTCCAGCAGGTCCGCCTGAACACCCTCGCCGACGGCAAGAAACTGCTTCTTCCTACGCCTTTTCTCCAGAAAGGATTCCTTTTCCTTGACCCCCGCGGCATTTCGCCGTCCAAGCGTCTGAAGGCCGTACAGCCTCACCCCGGAAATCCCTTTGCCGCCAGGCCGCCCTACCAAAAGCCACTCGCGCCCCCGGTGGACCTCATCGTATCCGACGCGGTCGCCGCGGCACGCGACGGAAGCCTGCTGGGCGACGGCCGGGGGCACCTGGACCTCCAGGTAGCCGCCCTCAGGGAGCTCCGCTGGCTGCATCCCGCAGTACAGATCGTCGTCGTTCTGGATGACGATTCCGTCCTGGAAGCCCTCCCCGTCGAGGCGTACGACGTGCGCGCCCACTGGATCGTCACGCCGTCGGCCGCCGTGCGAACCTCCTGCATCGAGCCTCCGGGCGCGACCATCCTGTGGGAGCGGCTGGACCGAAAAACGGTTCGCCGAAACGACGTTCTTTTCCATCTCCGTGGAAGATCCATTGACAAAAGAACGTGATTCTGGTTTTTGTTTGCGGCCGCGGAAAGGCGACTCGGTTCGCTTTGCCGGGGCTTCGCTCGGCACCGGGAAATGGAAATCCGGATGAAGAAAGAGATGGCAAGACGGTTCGCGCGGAATCGAACCCCTGAAAA
This is a stretch of genomic DNA from Desulfoglaeba alkanexedens ALDC. It encodes these proteins:
- a CDS encoding sulfotransferase family 2 domain-containing protein; protein product: MLLSPRYKFLFVHIPKTGGTSVRVALRGVKWKDPWRIPLYLCSRMSALFGHRLACKLPRHAKVIAAKEMLPRDFFENLFKFAFVRNPWDLQVSSFHHIRRERPHLMRGLETFDAFLKYKLDPKRPYVFHFDVSIERQSDYLVDLDGSLLVDFVGRYERLEEDFAEACRRIGIRPPALPHKRKATDRRDYRTYYTDETAELVARHFRRDIELFGYRFDDV
- a CDS encoding class II fructose-bisphosphate aldolase; amino-acid sequence: MNIAQADLRPEHVKKRFPRSVAPLVNGKALLAAAKKHNAMIMATNIRCRLPVEGIVRASIGTGAPVMYEIAKSELGYTDFTPASFVEFIVRENERLGNTEVPFAIHADHLTVKKMEDVPSVRALIAEEMEAGFTSFAIDASHMENEKNLAATLELARPVIEAGLSLEVELGEIGAKSGSAEGFTQPEEAEWFIGELVKKGIHPDLLAINNGSIHGTYFGTSHEGIQLDLTRDIWNVIQPWGVDIAQHGITGTSLEKITSFIHYGIRKGNVGTFWQNISFGLAMNSNGNAITTEDKGYVKRPYRGVPDELWNEMWAWAVETGNTGGNIKNANMAFAAKLHAVPAYCKERISAHAYEEAVRLFEATHSIGLADAVWQAMEAMTK
- a CDS encoding 5-formyltetrahydrofolate cyclo-ligase produces the protein MPPLTKEALRQEILSRKQAGDLPDAGRTAERLRKLTPYRKALCVLCSPARELQQVRLNTLADGKKLLLPTPFLQKGFLFLDPRGISPSKRLKAVQPHPGNPFAARPPYQKPLAPPVDLIVSDAVAAARDGSLLGDGRGHLDLQVAALRELRWLHPAVQIVVVLDDDSVLEALPVEAYDVRAHWIVTPSAAVRTSCIEPPGATILWERLDRKTVRRNDVLFHLRGRSIDKRT